One Mailhella massiliensis DNA segment encodes these proteins:
- a CDS encoding sodium:solute symporter family protein, with protein MVVNWTGLDWLAIFLYLGIMILVGWYVSRKVRNSEDYLMAGRALSYPMVVATVAATWYGSGAVFGTAELAFNAGIAAFVVWCVPAHLGRIPLALWVAPRVRGVKENTIPALLGRLYARPVAFLGAVLIVCYSSRLMDIVSVGIMGNTVTGLPNWVIGAVIVGVVICYSMFGGLWSVVMTDVLQFFLMTSLTLLLLPGVWSSVGGFEGLRAALPAGHFSPTGGLPISQLLVFFLLGFQVYADPAAYQRFGASNSAKTAKRAYLTCLLIWMAFDTVMTMLGLGARAMYPNLQGSKAFLTMAINAMPPFLTGLWICSILAVIMSTMSSFFLVGATTLTCDLIKPLLRPCMTDKEQIRLTRFFMVCIGLCGCLLAFQFSAVLDAVIFLGGLYLASAFVPVLGGLFWRWRFTVAGGFLSMLGGMGTTLVWQFMGNPFGLKPMLVALPVSFILFLLGNMIGKPIDRDAEPVNECE; from the coding sequence GTGGTAGTTAACTGGACCGGTCTCGACTGGCTGGCCATCTTCTTGTACCTCGGCATCATGATTCTGGTGGGGTGGTACGTTTCCCGCAAGGTGCGGAACTCGGAAGACTATCTCATGGCGGGCAGGGCGCTGTCCTACCCCATGGTGGTGGCGACGGTGGCCGCCACCTGGTACGGTTCCGGCGCCGTGTTCGGTACGGCGGAACTGGCCTTCAATGCCGGTATCGCGGCCTTCGTGGTATGGTGCGTACCCGCGCATCTCGGCCGTATTCCCCTGGCCCTGTGGGTGGCTCCCCGGGTGCGCGGCGTGAAGGAAAACACCATTCCCGCGCTTCTCGGCAGGCTGTATGCCCGCCCCGTGGCCTTCCTCGGCGCGGTGCTCATCGTGTGCTATTCCAGCCGCCTCATGGACATCGTTTCCGTGGGCATCATGGGCAATACCGTCACGGGCCTGCCCAACTGGGTCATCGGCGCGGTGATCGTGGGCGTGGTCATCTGCTATTCCATGTTCGGCGGACTGTGGTCCGTGGTCATGACGGACGTGCTCCAGTTCTTCCTCATGACCAGCCTCACGCTCCTTCTGCTTCCGGGCGTATGGAGCAGCGTGGGCGGCTTCGAGGGGCTGCGCGCGGCGCTTCCCGCCGGGCACTTTTCTCCCACGGGCGGCCTGCCCATAAGCCAGCTTCTCGTTTTCTTCCTGCTGGGCTTCCAGGTTTATGCCGACCCCGCCGCCTATCAGCGTTTCGGCGCTTCCAACAGCGCCAAGACCGCCAAGCGCGCCTATCTGACCTGCCTGCTCATCTGGATGGCCTTCGATACCGTCATGACCATGCTCGGCCTCGGCGCCCGCGCCATGTATCCGAACCTGCAGGGCAGCAAGGCCTTCCTCACCATGGCCATCAACGCCATGCCTCCCTTCCTTACCGGGCTCTGGATATGCTCCATTCTCGCGGTCATCATGTCCACCATGAGTTCCTTCTTCCTCGTGGGCGCCACCACGCTCACCTGCGACCTCATCAAGCCGCTGCTGCGGCCCTGCATGACGGATAAGGAACAGATCCGCCTGACGCGTTTCTTCATGGTCTGCATCGGCCTGTGCGGATGCCTGCTTGCCTTCCAGTTCTCCGCCGTGCTGGACGCCGTCATCTTCCTCGGCGGCCTGTATCTGGCTTCCGCCTTTGTCCCCGTGCTGGGCGGCCTGTTCTGGCGCTGGCGCTTCACCGTGGCGGGCGGCTTCCTCAGTATGCTCGGCGGCATGGGCACCACGCTCGTATGGCAGTTCATGGGCAATCCCTTCGGCCTGAAGCCCATGCTGGTGGCGCTGCCCGTTTCCTTCATCCTGTTCCTGCTGGGCAACATGATAGGCAAGCCCATCGACCGCGACGCCGAACCCGTCAATGAATGTGAATAA